One Coprobacter fastidiosus genomic window, ACAAATCTGCCGTAGAGCCTTATATAACTACTCAGATGAGTGAAGCAAATCGAAAACAAACCGCATCATACTTAAACTCGATATGGGAAACTATTATCTCTGACATCGCAGAAGAACGTCAAATAGAGAAACACATACTGAATGATTATGCCGACTCATTAGTTTCTTTACAAGAGCCTCAATGGGTACAGAAAACCAAACTTGTGGATTCTTTATTATACCGTCCGGAAGTAGAATCCTTTTTAACGCAGCTTTGCGGTGTCGAAAATATTAATGATATCAATTGGGCATCACCAACAGATATTGTATCTACAGCTAAAAAAATCAAATCAAAAGATCGAATTGCCATAGTATATGCAGTAGGTAGCATAGACGGAATATCTTCGAACGGCATTATATCTGACAAACTGGTACGAACTCTAAAAGAAGTTCAAGACGACGAGTCTGTAAAAGGTGTTGTACTTAGAGTAAATTCTCCCGGAGGAAGTGCTTTCGGATCTGAACAGATCTGGCATGCGGTAGAACAGTTGAAACGAACAAAGCCTGTTGCCGTATCAATGGGTGATTATGCCGCTTCTGGAGGCTATTATCTATCTTGCGGAGCAAATCGTATTTTTGCAAATCCCGCAACACTAACCGGTTCAATAGGGATATTTGGACTCGTACCAAATGCGCAAAAGTTACTTTCAGAGAAAATCGGATTATCATTTGACGAGGTAAAAACAAACAAATACGGAGCTTTCCCTACCATAGAACGCCCTATGACAAATGATGAAAAACAGAAAATGCAAACATACATAAATCGTGGGTATGATCTCTTTATAAAACGTTGTGCCCAAGGACGAAAAATGTCGGTCGATCAAATAAAAAATATTGCAGAAGGACGAGTATGGAGTGGTAAAGATGCTTTAAAAATCGGATTAATAGACGAACTTGGTGATATGCAGAAAGCAACCGAATGGATTGCAAAAAAATGTGACATAACAGATTATGAAGTTATTGAATATCCAAAGAAAAAAAGTTTTTACGAAGAACTGATGAATGAACTTAGAAATGGAGTGTCACAATCTTTTATGCGATTATTTTTGGGTAATGAATATCAGTATAAAAAAATTTTAGACCAAATAAAGCAGATCGACCCGATTCAAGCTCAAATGGAAAATATAGAACTAGAATAACAAATAATACTAAAGCTCATAAAGAATGCTGGAGGAGGAAAATGTAAAGCTATATAAGTGGTTATCTCCGTTTTCCCTCATTTACGGATTAGGAGTAAGATTGAGAAATAAACTTTTCGATTGGGATATTTTACGTAGCAAAAGTTATGATATACCTATCCTATCTGTAGGTAATATCACAGTGGGAGGCACAGGGAAAACGCCCCATATCGAATATTTAATACGATTATTGGCTTCTTCATATCGGATTGCCATTTTGAGCCGAGGGTATAAAAGAAAAACCAGAGGATTTGTTCTAGCAACCCATTCTTCTACAGCCAGAGAAATCGGAGATGAACCTTTTCAAATAAAACATAAATTTCCGGAAATCGTAGTGGCCGTAGATAGTAACCGTCGAAGAGGTATAGAAAAGCTAATGCGACTCACGCCCGAAATCGATGTCATTTTATTAGATGACGCTTTCCAGCATAGATATGTGGCACCATCTACATCTATCTTACTATCCGATTTCAATCGGATGATTTATGAAGATAAACTTCTCCCATATGGTAGATTAAGAGAACCGATAGGAGAAAAATCTCGTGCACAGATCGTTATTGTAACTAAATGTCCTAAAGATATAAAACCTATAGATTTCAGAATTATTTCGAAACGTCTGCAATTATATCCATATCAACGATTATATTTTACCGGATTATGTTACGATGAATTAATTCCTTTATTTCCGAATGAAATTCACAATCCTATATCCATAACAAATATAAAAAAAGATAAAGCTTTACTGATCTCTGGGATTGCTTCACCCCAACCGTTTATACAATATATTCAAAACTTTGTATCTAAGACAGAGAGTTTATGTTTTCCGGATCATCATAGTTTCAGTGCGAAAGACATAGAAAAAATCCGGAACAGAGCATTAAAAATGAAGAATAGCAACACTTTGCCCCATATAATTGTGACAGAAAAAGATGCAGCCAGACTAATCCATAACCCTCATTTAACGAATGAAATAAAACAAAATCTATATTATTTGCCACTCAAAATATGCTTTTTACAAGATCAAGGCACAGCTTTTGATGCACAAATAAAAGATGTTATAACCAAAAACAGGAAAAATTATATTCCCAAAACTATAAAAACTTCTTAATCAAAAAGAGCTAATAGCATCGTTTGAAAAAAAATAAGAATTCTTATTCAAAGTTTTTCGCTATATTTGTTATCAAATAATTATCTAAAAAACCGAATTAGCTATGATTGAAAAAATTAAAGAAACTGCGGCATTTATTAAAGAACGTTTCCCGATTATCCCTGAAACAGCCATTATATTAGGTACAGGATTAGGCGAACTGGTAAACCATATCACCAACCAGAAAGAACTGGCATATAAAGATATTCCTAATTTCCCAATCTCTACAGTAGAAGGACATAGCGGAAAACTCATTTTCGGGAAACTGGGCACTAAAGACATCATGGCTATGCAAGGCCGATTCCATTTTTATGAAGGCTACGATATGAAACAAGTAACTTTCCCGGTACGCGTCATGAAACAATTAGGTGTAAAAACTCTATTTGTTTCAAATGCTGCCGGAGGAATGAATCCCACTTTTAAAGTAGGAGACCTAATGGTGATACGTGATCATATTAACTTATTCCCGGAACATCCGTTGCATGGGAAAAATTATAATGAGCTCGGTCCTCGATTCCCAGATATGAGTGAAGCTTATTCTAAACGACTCATTAAAAAAGCTTTTGAGATCGCAGAAAAAAACAACATATACTTACAACAGGGCGTATATGTAGGGACACAAGGGCCTACCTTCGAAACTCCTGCAGAATACAAGTATTTCAAAATCATAGGTGGTGATGCCGTTGGAATGTCTACTGTCCCTGAAGTAATCGTTGCCCGTCATAGTGATATGGAAGTATTTGCAATATCAGTCATCACCGACCTCGGAGTCGAAGGTATTGTGGAAAAAGCTTCTCACGAAGAAGTTCAAAAAGCCGCAGCCCTGGCTCAACCTAAAATGACATTAATAATGAAAGAACTCGTAGAACAGTTCTAAAAGATATATTTGACAAAATGCGGAGTCTTTATCTGTAAAGTACTCCGCATTTTGCTAACCCAATTAAATAAAATGGAAGAATTTAAACGTACAGAAATAGCATCTCTTGGTGAATTTGGACTTATCGACCATTTAACCAAACATGTAGAAGTAAAAAACAACTCTACACTAAAAGGTATCGGGGATGACGCTGCCGTACTCGACTATAAAGAAAAACAAGTATTAGTAACAACCGATCTGCTACTTGAAGGTATCCACTTCGACTTAACTTATGTTCCTTTAAAACATTTAGGATATAAGTCAGCCGTTGTTAATTTTTCAGACATTTATGCAATGAATGGACAGCCGAAACAAATTACTGTTTCCTTAGGCATTTCAAAACGTTTCTCGGTCGAAGATTTAGAACAACTATATGCCGGTATTCAACTTGCTTGTGATGTTTACCATGTAGATCTGATCGGAGGAGATACTTCCGCTTCTCTCACCGGGTTGGCAATCAGCATTACTTGCATAGGTGAAGCAAATAAAGAAAAGATTGTATATAGGAATGGAGCTAAAGAAAATGACTTGATCTGCGTAAGTGGAGATCTGGGTGCTGCTTATATGGGGTTACAATTGCTCGAACGTGAAAAAAAGGTTTTTGCTGGAGAAAAAAATTTTCAACCTGCTTTTGAAGGTAGAGAGTATCTCCTCGAGAGACAATTAAAACCGGAAGCTCGTAAAGATATTATCAAAGAACTGGCAAAACGGAATATTGTGCCAACAGCAATGATGGATATTTCGGACGGACTCTCTTCCGAATTACTGCATATATGCAAACAAAGTCATACCGGATGTCGCATTTATGAGGAACGAATCCCCATAGATTACCAAACGGCTGTTATGGCGGAAGAATTCAATATGAGCCTTATCACTGCTGCTCTTAATGGTGGAGAGGATTATGAACTGCTATTTACCGTACCGCTGGCTAAACATGATGACATTTCAGCTCTTCCGGGTATTCGTATTATAGGTCATATTACAGCTCCTTCCCTTGGGGCTTATATGATTACCAGAGACGGTGCTGAGATAGAATTAAAAGCTCAAGGCTGGAACTCTCTCAATGAAGAAAATTAAAATATCGCCGACAAAATGTTGTGCAAATATAAAATTATTTATATCTTTGCACACGCAAAAATGATGGTGCCATAGCTCAGTTGGTAGAGCAAAGGACTGAAAATCCTTGTGTCCCCGGTTCGATTCCTGGTGGCACCACTTTTTAAGAAAGAAAAACGATGTAAATCCCTGAATTTCAAAGAAGTTCGGGGATTTTTCTTTTCCAAGAATAGGCAAAATCAGTGGGATTAGAGCAAACTATACGTCCTTATTCAAGGGAGTGGTTTTAAAAGCCCGAAATGTTCCACTTCGAAGTATTTACTTCATTCTTTTACAGTCTGTTGCGCTATTTTACATAACAGGGTTCTCGGTTCGATTTCCTAACTTTGTATCATTAAAAATTGAGCCGTATGGAAAGAAAAAGATTCAGCGTGTTGTTCTTCATCAAGCGTAGCAAACTGTTAAAAAACGGGGAAGCACCCGTGCGTGTGCGTGTCACTTATGACCGCCTATACGTGGAACTTCAACTAAAGCGGAGCGTAAAAGTCCCACTTTGGTCGCAGGAAAAAGAGAATGCTGGGCATTCATCCACCCGAATGACGCAGCATTATGCGAAAGTATTAGACCAAACGATACTAAGGGATATACAAGCCGTTGAGCAACAACTATCTGTATAATAAAAGATTACTTAATACATACTTATAGAACTAATGCTCTCTAAAATTATGAGGAAAATTTTCCTCATAATTTTAGAGAGCATTAGTCTATTTCTTTATATTTGCAGAAAATTTTCTGCAAATATGGACAATATAGACATAGAACTTAGTAAAGTAATTGATGCAGCTGTTCAATCTTCAATTGATATAGGTCAGGTTGCATCTCTAAAGGATTTATATAAAGAAAAGAAAAATTCACTAAACTTATCAGATAGACAGATTCAGAAAATTTTAGGAATGGATTCTAAAACTATAAATCCTATATTAAATGGAACTGCTAAACAAATCAATTTCATAAATGTAGTAAAATTGGCTCATTTTTTAGGTCTGTCTGTTAATGACCTAATAAAAGTTTACGTACCAGAATTAGCTCCTAAACAAATAGGAGAAATCCAACGAGCAAAAGAAGCAGGATATATCGTTGAAAATTTTGATGTATCTATCCTTATTAAGATGAAGTTTTTTAATTCCAATGCTTCATCTAAAGATATGAGTGATAAAATCAAACGTTTTTTTGACATTGATAATATTTACAGTTACTCGGAAAATTCTTTGCTTCCCGTTTTTAGTCGCTCTAAAAGAAATTCGAATGATTTAATGCGTAATTTTTGGATACAATCTGCGTTCATCCAATTTAAATCTATTGCAAATCCCAATCCATACATAAGAAAAGAATTAGTTGAACTAATACCCAAAATTAGACCATACACAAGAGATATAAAAAATGGTCTAATTAGAGTTCTGAAAGCACTATTTCGTACTGGGATCACAGTTATATATCAACCAAGTTTAGAAAAAATACAAGTTAGAGGAGCTACCATGATAATAAATGATAAACCATGTATTGTACTTTCTAATTTACAAAATAATTATCCTACATTATGGTTTACTCTTTTACATGAACTACATCATGTACTTTTTGATTTTGATGAAATCAAAAAACAGACGTATCATATTAGCAATAATGAGGGAGACTTATTTTTAATGAATGAAGAACAAGCAGATAATTTTGCTTGCGAATATTTATTAAATGAATCCCGATTAAAATTTGCATCAGGGTATATTACATCACATTATAATATTGAAAAACTAGCTAAAGAATGGGGAGTACACTCCTCTATTATATATGTAATGTATTGTTATAAAACCAACGAATGGGCTTTTTATAATAAATATATACCTAAAATGAATGAAGCCTTAGAGCTTATAAATACTCACCCATTTGAAAAAGAAACATTAATGGAATCAGTACAACAAATCAAAGAATTTTTATACAATTAATTATGGAAGAAAAAAAGAAAAAAAAATCTCAGGAGGAATTAGAAGAACTCCAAAAAAAGCAAGAACAAGATTTAGAACGTACAGCAATTTTAATGAAAGCTGATGAAATCAAAGAAGAAACATTTGATTTTGATGTAAACGGTCAAATCGAACTCAAAAATGAGTTGGCAGATATGGTTTTAGAACAAATCGATGACCCTGAAGCTAAATATAATTTATATTATAATGTTGTCAATTGTTTATTAAGAAAATATCTTCCAAAAGGCGATACATATAAAGATGCAAGAGATTTGATTTATGAAGAAAAGAATACATTTTTAACTCGTGGACACAGAAAAGATGCACAAGGTATAAGAGGAGCAGACGGAAGAATGTCCTATATTTCAGATATAAATGAGCTTGTTAACATTATCACTGAATGGATTTCAAACAAAGGAACAATGTTTGATTTATATACTAAAATTAGGGATTTGAATATTTCTAAAGGATATGGTGCTTCACAGTCAAAATAAAAAGAATAGAACTATATATATACTCATAATCTCTATTTTAGCCTTTCTTTGTTTACACAGTTGCACTGTGGATATTGACCCTAAAATAGCTAATACAGCCTTTGGACTTACAACTATAAAAACGAGAATATATAATAATGATTTTAAGTTTATGTAGTGGCATCTTCTGCATTATTGGAGGTATTATACTTACCATTTTAAGGTTTACATCAATTGGATTATTGAAGGAACAGATTTTACGTCAAAATTAATAAATGCTTCTCCTTGTTTTACACGGTTAACAATAATGAGCCTCTGTTCGTAACTGTACTTCATAAAAAACACCCCAAAAGTTTTGAGTCTAACTTTTGGGGTGCACTTCACTGCGAGAGAGCTCCTTTTATTAAATTTCTTCAAAAGATTCTGCAACACCCTCTAAATAAATTTTCAAAACAATAGAAATACAATAAAACTCAAAATATTTTATCTTTATTTTTTTCAATTTTCCCAAAACATATCATCAAAATAACTGTTTTAATATATAAACACATAAGAATTATGAAAATACTTTATTTAACTTTCGCATTATTCTTCAGCGGGCTTTCATCTGCTCTTGCCTGTACAGGAATTTCCTTTTTTGCCAAAGACGGTGGATATGTACAAGCCCGAACTATCGAGTGGGGAGATAGTTTCCTACCAAGTGAATATGTAATTATACCCCGTAATCTAAATCAGACATCATATACTCCAACGGGTATAAACGGGTTAAAATTTAAATCCAAATATGGCGTAGTCGGACTTGCAATCATCCAAAAAGAATTTATTGCCGAAGGTCTAAATGAAGCCGGCTTATCAGCCGGACTATTTTATTTCCCTCATTACGGAAAGTATCCAGAATATGACCAGAAACAAAACAGCCGTACATTATCCGATTTACAATTCGTCTCATGGATATTATCCAATTTTTCGACTATCGATGAAGTAAAAAAAGCCATTGAACAAGTACGGATCGTTTCCTTAGATAAAGAGGGGGCATCTTCAACTGTACATTGGCGTATAGGAGAAGCTTCCGGCAGACAAGTCGTGCTTGAATTTGAAAACGGGAAACCTTGTTTTTACGAAAACCAAGTAGGTGTATTGACAAACTCCCCTGACTTTAAATGGCAGGTTACCAATCTGAATAATTACGTCAACCTTTTCCCTGGCAATGCTCCTGTTCAAAAGATCGGAAATGTCACGATATTTCCGTTCGGTGCGGGCTCCGGTTTCTTGGGTATACCTGGAGACATTACCCCTCCTTCCCGTTTCGTCAGGATAGCCTTTTACAAAGCTACAGCTCCCCAGCAAAATACATCAGACGAAACGATACTACAATGTTTTCACATCCTTAATAACTTCGATATTCCTATCGGTGTTGAATTTGCACCAGGAAAAGCTCCGAATATTCCCAGTGCAACACAATGGACTTCCGCCATCGACCTAACACAAAAGAAAGTATATTACAAAACCGCTTACAATAACAATATTCGCTGTATCGATCTTAAAGATATAAATTTCAATACAATTTCTTACCAATCACATCCATTAGACCAAACACTTAAACAGCCTATCGAAAATCTACAGTTCAAATAAAAGGCTAATTATAAAACAATGGGGCACTTCCGTAAAGGACTGCCCCATTAACCCTTTTAATAGTTAACCTGAAACTTTCTCAATTATAAGACACATTTAATTAGAACAAGTTTTCGTATAATAAATTTAAAATATATATCGAATTTGACTATATTTAAAACCTGATTTCAAAAATATCGAATACATGGAAGTAAATATAGAAGACAGTTGGAAAAGACGACTACAACCAGAATTTGACAAACCATATTTCTATAATCTGACAAATTTTGTAAAAGAAGAATATTCTAAACATACGATTTATCCTCCTGGGAAATTTATCTTTCACGCATTTAACACCTGCCCTTTCGACAAGGTAAAGGTAGTCATTATCGGCCAAGATCCATATCATTAACCAGGGCAATATTATGGACTTTGCTTTTCCGTACTCGATGGAGTACCTTTTCCACCCTCTCTTCTTAACATATTCAAAGAAATCGAAAACGACTTGGGTAAACCTATGCCTAAATCCGGGCGTTTAGAACGGTGGGCTGATCAAGGAGTATTACTCATCAATGCTATTCTTACGGTCAGGGCTCATCAAGCCGGATCACATAGAGGAAAGGGGTGGGAAGAATTTACCGACGCTGTCATTAAAATACTAAACGATGAGAAAGAAAACATCGTTTTTATGCTTTGGGGCTCTTATGCCCAGAGAAAAGGTGCATTTATCGACCGTAACCGACACTGTGTTTTAACAGCCGCACATCCCTCTCCTTTGTCTGCAGACCGAGGATTTTTCGGATGCAAACATTTCAGTAAAGCTAATCAATATTTTAAGAGTAAAGGAATATCAGAAATCGAATGGTAGTTTTTTAGATCATATCCGACCTTTGATATTTCCAGAAAACTTTTGAGTATATTTTCTTATTTTACAAAGGAAACAACGAAATATCCGATGAACAAAAACAGAAAAACATTCTCGAAAAAGACTCTCAAAACTGATCCATGCAAAATCTATACAGGTTCTTAGTTTCAATTTGATTCAACAAAAGAATACGGACAAGTGTTATTATATCAACAAAATCTATCGATATATGAAAAAAGCTTACAAATTTATTATACCCATTCTGTGTTGTTTCTTAATTGGATTTATAGCCGGACAGATTCAAGAAAGTTCTATTTTAAACTGGTATCCCTACTTAAATAAACCAAGCCTGACACCTCCTAATATGGTCTTTCCGATCGCATGGGCTATACTTTATCTCTGCATGGGTATCTCTTTAGGTCTTATACTCAATTCCTCCCATTACGGACGAAAATCACTGATACGACTCTTTATACTGCAATTAATTTTTAATTTCACATGGAGTATTTTTTTCTTCTATATGCAAAATCCGTTGCTCGGATTCATAAATATTATTCTGCTCGAATTCTTAATAATTGTGTATAGTGTAAAAAGTTACGGAATAAATAAAATCAGCTCAATTTTATTCATTCCGTATATACTGTGGGTAACTTATGCAACTTATTTAAATCTTTATATTCTGATATGCAATTAAAATCGAATATCAAAACTCGGTCTTAACTTCATTTTGTAACTCTGATCCAGTCC contains:
- the sppA gene encoding signal peptide peptidase SppA, which produces MKSFFKTTFACVLGVFIAGILLFWLFIGSVISLATFSTTPSYTSKENTILILKLEGELTERAKDDPLNILNSGEYIPKAGLDEILKAIQIAKWDNNITGIYLDISNFTGGYASIEEIRNALSDFKKSGKFIVAYADMYTQREYYLATAADWVFMNTIGMLDFRGLSTTPTFYKNTLDKIGVEMQVFRVGTYKSAVEPYITTQMSEANRKQTASYLNSIWETIISDIAEERQIEKHILNDYADSLVSLQEPQWVQKTKLVDSLLYRPEVESFLTQLCGVENINDINWASPTDIVSTAKKIKSKDRIAIVYAVGSIDGISSNGIISDKLVRTLKEVQDDESVKGVVLRVNSPGGSAFGSEQIWHAVEQLKRTKPVAVSMGDYAASGGYYLSCGANRIFANPATLTGSIGIFGLVPNAQKLLSEKIGLSFDEVKTNKYGAFPTIERPMTNDEKQKMQTYINRGYDLFIKRCAQGRKMSVDQIKNIAEGRVWSGKDALKIGLIDELGDMQKATEWIAKKCDITDYEVIEYPKKKSFYEELMNELRNGVSQSFMRLFLGNEYQYKKILDQIKQIDPIQAQMENIELE
- the lpxK gene encoding tetraacyldisaccharide 4'-kinase translates to MEEENVKLYKWLSPFSLIYGLGVRLRNKLFDWDILRSKSYDIPILSVGNITVGGTGKTPHIEYLIRLLASSYRIAILSRGYKRKTRGFVLATHSSTAREIGDEPFQIKHKFPEIVVAVDSNRRRGIEKLMRLTPEIDVILLDDAFQHRYVAPSTSILLSDFNRMIYEDKLLPYGRLREPIGEKSRAQIVIVTKCPKDIKPIDFRIISKRLQLYPYQRLYFTGLCYDELIPLFPNEIHNPISITNIKKDKALLISGIASPQPFIQYIQNFVSKTESLCFPDHHSFSAKDIEKIRNRALKMKNSNTLPHIIVTEKDAARLIHNPHLTNEIKQNLYYLPLKICFLQDQGTAFDAQIKDVITKNRKNYIPKTIKTS
- a CDS encoding purine-nucleoside phosphorylase, with the translated sequence MIEKIKETAAFIKERFPIIPETAIILGTGLGELVNHITNQKELAYKDIPNFPISTVEGHSGKLIFGKLGTKDIMAMQGRFHFYEGYDMKQVTFPVRVMKQLGVKTLFVSNAAGGMNPTFKVGDLMVIRDHINLFPEHPLHGKNYNELGPRFPDMSEAYSKRLIKKAFEIAEKNNIYLQQGVYVGTQGPTFETPAEYKYFKIIGGDAVGMSTVPEVIVARHSDMEVFAISVITDLGVEGIVEKASHEEVQKAAALAQPKMTLIMKELVEQF
- the thiL gene encoding thiamine-phosphate kinase, giving the protein MEEFKRTEIASLGEFGLIDHLTKHVEVKNNSTLKGIGDDAAVLDYKEKQVLVTTDLLLEGIHFDLTYVPLKHLGYKSAVVNFSDIYAMNGQPKQITVSLGISKRFSVEDLEQLYAGIQLACDVYHVDLIGGDTSASLTGLAISITCIGEANKEKIVYRNGAKENDLICVSGDLGAAYMGLQLLEREKKVFAGEKNFQPAFEGREYLLERQLKPEARKDIIKELAKRNIVPTAMMDISDGLSSELLHICKQSHTGCRIYEERIPIDYQTAVMAEEFNMSLITAALNGGEDYELLFTVPLAKHDDISALPGIRIIGHITAPSLGAYMITRDGAEIELKAQGWNSLNEEN
- a CDS encoding Arm DNA-binding domain-containing protein; the encoded protein is MERKRFSVLFFIKRSKLLKNGEAPVRVRVTYDRLYVELQLKRSVKVPLWSQEKENAGHSSTRMTQHYAKVLDQTILRDIQAVEQQLSV
- a CDS encoding ImmA/IrrE family metallo-endopeptidase — protein: MDNIDIELSKVIDAAVQSSIDIGQVASLKDLYKEKKNSLNLSDRQIQKILGMDSKTINPILNGTAKQINFINVVKLAHFLGLSVNDLIKVYVPELAPKQIGEIQRAKEAGYIVENFDVSILIKMKFFNSNASSKDMSDKIKRFFDIDNIYSYSENSLLPVFSRSKRNSNDLMRNFWIQSAFIQFKSIANPNPYIRKELVELIPKIRPYTRDIKNGLIRVLKALFRTGITVIYQPSLEKIQVRGATMIINDKPCIVLSNLQNNYPTLWFTLLHELHHVLFDFDEIKKQTYHISNNEGDLFLMNEEQADNFACEYLLNESRLKFASGYITSHYNIEKLAKEWGVHSSIIYVMYCYKTNEWAFYNKYIPKMNEALELINTHPFEKETLMESVQQIKEFLYN
- a CDS encoding linear amide C-N hydrolase, whose product is MKILYLTFALFFSGLSSALACTGISFFAKDGGYVQARTIEWGDSFLPSEYVIIPRNLNQTSYTPTGINGLKFKSKYGVVGLAIIQKEFIAEGLNEAGLSAGLFYFPHYGKYPEYDQKQNSRTLSDLQFVSWILSNFSTIDEVKKAIEQVRIVSLDKEGASSTVHWRIGEASGRQVVLEFENGKPCFYENQVGVLTNSPDFKWQVTNLNNYVNLFPGNAPVQKIGNVTIFPFGAGSGFLGIPGDITPPSRFVRIAFYKATAPQQNTSDETILQCFHILNNFDIPIGVEFAPGKAPNIPSATQWTSAIDLTQKKVYYKTAYNNNIRCIDLKDINFNTISYQSHPLDQTLKQPIENLQFK
- a CDS encoding TspO/MBR family protein; the encoded protein is MKKAYKFIIPILCCFLIGFIAGQIQESSILNWYPYLNKPSLTPPNMVFPIAWAILYLCMGISLGLILNSSHYGRKSLIRLFILQLIFNFTWSIFFFYMQNPLLGFINIILLEFLIIVYSVKSYGINKISSILFIPYILWVTYATYLNLYILICN